In Candidatus Promineifilum breve, one genomic interval encodes:
- a CDS encoding lipopolysaccharide biosynthesis protein → MTALRARLLSLGLSSSTMQGGFMAVAMIVAGGFDYVVNIVAGRQLPPTEFFVFVTVTALLQVMVQATNVIRNVVAYYAAEATVYPDATSRVGSVLGRSWRWAWRWGVVGAGIMALGSPLLARLLHIDSPAPLWAASLALLLLFLRPVTDGALQGIQHFIGLGFVQMLQSCLRLLFAGLLIWWGWQAAGAVLALPLGSAVALVLAAWLLRAYFRAAPPATPPRPISWRYSIYTLVGLSAFALMANVDPIIVRRFFGDAAAAAYAPVVTLGKMNLFIPLGIGMVLFPKATQRQAAGRDARPVLLLALAATLLPGLVLTLIYWLFPGEIVRVVFGDAYTDPGPLLALVGLATTLYAGVNIWVNFALSLERRSTIGLMAAIVVAQIAAMVMFHDRLETIALIMVAAGLLGNLAGAATTLRASPGPAARTDAVNY, encoded by the coding sequence ATGACCGCGTTGCGCGCCCGCCTTCTGTCGCTGGGCCTCTCGTCTTCGACCATGCAGGGCGGCTTCATGGCCGTGGCGATGATCGTCGCCGGCGGCTTCGACTACGTGGTCAACATCGTCGCCGGCCGCCAACTGCCGCCGACGGAGTTCTTCGTCTTCGTCACCGTCACCGCGCTGTTGCAGGTGATGGTGCAGGCCACCAACGTCATTCGCAACGTGGTCGCCTACTACGCCGCCGAAGCGACGGTCTACCCCGACGCCACCAGCCGCGTGGGCAGCGTGCTCGGCCGCAGTTGGCGCTGGGCCTGGCGCTGGGGGGTGGTCGGCGCGGGAATCATGGCCCTCGGCAGCCCGCTTCTGGCCCGGCTGCTGCACATCGATTCGCCCGCGCCCCTCTGGGCGGCCAGCTTGGCCCTGCTGCTGCTATTTCTGCGCCCGGTCACCGACGGCGCGTTGCAGGGCATCCAGCACTTCATCGGCCTCGGTTTCGTCCAGATGCTGCAATCCTGCCTGCGGCTGCTGTTCGCCGGGCTGCTCATCTGGTGGGGCTGGCAGGCGGCGGGGGCCGTGCTGGCCCTGCCGTTGGGCAGCGCCGTGGCCCTGGTGTTGGCTGCCTGGCTGTTGCGCGCCTATTTCCGGGCCGCGCCGCCGGCCACCCCGCCGCGGCCGATCAGTTGGCGCTATTCGATCTATACCCTGGTCGGTCTGTCGGCCTTCGCCCTCATGGCCAACGTCGATCCCATCATCGTCCGGCGCTTCTTCGGCGATGCCGCCGCCGCGGCCTACGCCCCGGTCGTCACCCTGGGCAAGATGAACCTGTTCATCCCGTTGGGCATCGGAATGGTGCTGTTCCCCAAGGCGACGCAGCGGCAGGCCGCCGGGCGCGACGCGCGGCCGGTGTTGCTGCTGGCGCTGGCGGCCACGCTGCTGCCCGGCCTGGTGCTCACGCTGATCTATTGGCTGTTCCCCGGCGAAATCGTCCGCGTCGTCTTCGGCGACGCCTACACCGATCCCGGCCCCCTGCTGGCCCTCGTTGGGCTGGCGACGACGCTCTACGCCGGGGTGAACATCTGGGTCAACTTCGCGCTGTCGCTGGAGCGGCGCAGTACGATCGGGCTGATGGCGGCCATCGTCGTGGCCCAGATCGCCGCCATGGTGATGTTCCATGACCGGCTGGAAACCATCGCCCTGATTATGGTCGCCGCCGGGCTGCTGGGCAATCTGGCCGGGGCGGCGACGACCTTGCGCGCGTCGCCCGGCCCAGCCGCCAGGACGGATGCGGTAAATTATTAG
- a CDS encoding DUF2779 domain-containing protein, which translates to MHHYYLTKSDFKVARTCPTKLYYRKKGYPTHDDGNEYLATLADQGYLIEALARTLYPDGRWVGYTPDVEAAAWETMAALTDNCTLFEATFISGGRMARADILTRRGDVFELMEIKSCGFDRQQYEAQQAAGQPTLFRAPRHPAEIQRDWQPYLEDAAFQVAVVQDLFPGARVIPYLMMPDTSRPCFIDGLHHRFVLRSHHDDQGETALPAADYADDPRDIRRNPILARVNVSAEVDILLPEVRQLAAEYLAGLLPALTRVVTPPSLNCQGCEYRVADGERRGFHECWGELADVKPHIFDLYHVQDVGGRKDPLANRLLAQGKAGLFDIAEKELTRRDGTVGEQSQRQARQIAYTRANREWVDDGLGPALEDLVYPLYFIDFETCAPAVPRYRGMRPFETIAFQWSCHLATAPDATLQHSEWLQTADTFPNGVFAAALRRRLGDEGSILVWSSHEATVLGAIRRQLIERGEADSEIVAWIGDTLANGRLVDLHRLALRHYFHPRMGGRTSLKVVADAVWQSNPAIRARLPQYLVVTEEGQASPYQALPPLTIAGRQIAVAEGTGAILAYYTMMERLAANATLEANQWRQLLRQYCGLDTMAMVMVWWHWRALTGR; encoded by the coding sequence ATGCATCATTATTATTTGACCAAATCCGACTTCAAAGTCGCTCGAACCTGCCCCACCAAGCTCTATTATCGCAAGAAGGGCTACCCCACCCATGATGACGGCAATGAATATCTGGCGACCCTGGCCGATCAGGGGTATCTGATCGAAGCGCTGGCCCGCACGCTCTACCCCGACGGCCGATGGGTGGGCTATACGCCGGACGTTGAAGCGGCGGCCTGGGAAACGATGGCCGCGCTGACCGACAACTGCACCCTGTTCGAGGCCACCTTCATCAGCGGCGGCCGGATGGCGCGGGCCGACATCCTGACCCGGCGTGGTGACGTGTTCGAACTGATGGAGATCAAATCGTGCGGCTTCGACCGGCAGCAGTACGAGGCGCAACAGGCCGCCGGCCAACCCACCCTGTTTCGCGCGCCGCGCCATCCGGCCGAGATTCAGCGCGATTGGCAGCCCTATCTGGAAGACGCCGCGTTCCAGGTGGCCGTGGTGCAAGACCTGTTTCCCGGCGCGCGGGTCATCCCCTACCTGATGATGCCCGACACCAGCCGCCCCTGCTTCATCGACGGCCTGCACCATCGCTTCGTGCTGCGCTCCCACCACGACGACCAAGGCGAGACGGCGCTGCCGGCCGCCGACTATGCCGACGACCCGCGCGACATTCGCCGCAATCCCATCCTGGCCCGCGTCAACGTCAGCGCCGAAGTCGATATTCTCTTGCCGGAGGTGCGGCAGCTGGCCGCGGAGTACCTGGCCGGTCTGTTGCCCGCCCTGACGCGGGTGGTCACGCCGCCCTCGCTCAACTGTCAGGGGTGCGAGTATCGTGTCGCCGACGGCGAACGGCGCGGCTTCCACGAGTGCTGGGGCGAGTTGGCCGACGTGAAGCCCCATATATTCGACCTGTATCACGTTCAGGACGTGGGCGGCCGTAAAGACCCCCTGGCGAACCGCCTGCTCGCGCAGGGCAAGGCGGGGCTGTTCGACATTGCCGAAAAGGAGCTGACCCGCCGCGACGGCACGGTCGGCGAGCAATCGCAGCGGCAGGCGCGCCAAATCGCCTACACGCGGGCCAATCGCGAATGGGTGGACGACGGCCTCGGCCCGGCCCTGGAAGACCTGGTATATCCGCTGTATTTCATCGACTTCGAGACCTGCGCCCCGGCCGTGCCGCGCTACCGGGGCATGCGGCCGTTCGAGACCATCGCCTTCCAATGGAGTTGCCATCTGGCGACCGCGCCCGACGCGACGCTGCAACATAGCGAGTGGCTGCAAACGGCCGACACCTTCCCCAACGGGGTGTTCGCCGCGGCGTTGCGCCGCCGGCTGGGCGACGAGGGATCGATCCTCGTCTGGTCGAGCCACGAGGCAACCGTGCTGGGGGCCATCCGCCGCCAACTGATCGAGCGCGGCGAGGCCGATTCGGAGATCGTGGCCTGGATCGGCGACACGCTGGCTAACGGGCGGCTGGTGGATCTGCACCGGCTGGCCTTGCGCCACTACTTCCACCCGCGCATGGGCGGCCGCACGTCGCTGAAGGTCGTGGCCGATGCCGTGTGGCAAAGTAACCCGGCCATCCGCGCCCGCCTGCCGCAATATCTGGTGGTGACCGAGGAGGGGCAAGCCAGCCCCTATCAGGCCCTGCCGCCGCTAACCATCGCCGGGCGGCAAATTGCCGTGGCCGAGGGCACGGGGGCGATCCTGGCCTATTACACCATGATGGAGCGGCTGGCGGCCAACGCCACGCTGGAAGCCAACCAGTGGCGGCAGCTATTGCGCCAGTATTGCGGGCTGGATACGATGGCGATGGTGATGGTCTGGTGGCACTGGCGCGCCCTAACCGGCCGGTAG
- a CDS encoding nSTAND1 domain-containing NTPase: MTMPYVVGPPVRLPTDFFGRARQTRQFYETLAGAQTQCVSVLGLRRAGKTSFLQYVAHPEVMAAYLPDAARYTMIYVDVSACRTAADFYGRLYHKLIAGLSPAPAGVPRSPQTADAYAVESLLYEYRGRRVVLLLDEFDQLRTANFGDEFMTELRALAGVWDYELAYVTASYWDLYRLGNFVGLPPTSPFYNIFFPTPIYLSGLSPAELEELVRVPARRVGVAATDEDVAFVRHHAGTLPFFVQAVAAIWLTHKLQGRRPDEREVTQRLVSEMGPYYEQWWRTFSDVERDTLVAVAQEKPVERLPYSGPEVAAAVERLRNYGVISQTGSRLWADSALLTHWLQEFTGRTRRAANGAGSNGRLEEPPNAQASAGPDVAQLLARIAAAGRRVVPAVETPRSKHALRDSLAAALRAESVDLAEDDAPTAAGGDLLAYADDRSAILIGCDVWRGQKELLRQAQRVVEQLTPGMGAVLIYFADPAQIALVAQAVMQAMPHQAGFVGLKAGSAGRLDCRIRLPGAAAEANLTILLPAG; this comes from the coding sequence ATGACCATGCCCTACGTCGTCGGCCCGCCGGTGCGCCTGCCAACCGATTTCTTCGGCCGCGCCCGCCAGACGCGCCAATTCTATGAGACGTTGGCCGGGGCGCAGACGCAATGTGTCAGCGTCCTGGGGTTGCGGCGCGCCGGCAAGACCTCGTTTCTGCAATACGTCGCCCACCCCGAGGTCATGGCCGCCTATCTGCCGGACGCGGCGCGCTACACCATGATCTACGTGGACGTGTCGGCCTGCCGCACGGCGGCCGATTTCTATGGCCGCCTCTATCACAAACTGATCGCCGGGTTGTCGCCTGCCCCGGCCGGTGTGCCGCGCTCCCCCCAGACGGCCGACGCCTATGCCGTCGAATCGCTGCTGTACGAGTATCGCGGCCGGCGGGTCGTCCTGCTTTTGGATGAATTTGACCAGTTGCGCACGGCCAATTTCGGCGACGAGTTTATGACCGAGTTGCGGGCGCTGGCCGGTGTGTGGGATTATGAACTGGCCTACGTGACCGCCTCGTATTGGGATCTATACCGGCTGGGCAATTTCGTCGGCCTGCCGCCCACCTCGCCCTTCTACAATATTTTCTTTCCGACGCCGATTTATTTGTCCGGCCTCAGCCCGGCCGAACTGGAAGAACTGGTGCGGGTTCCGGCGCGGCGGGTGGGGGTGGCGGCCACGGATGAGGATGTGGCCTTTGTGCGCCATCATGCTGGGACGCTGCCCTTTTTCGTTCAGGCCGTGGCCGCCATTTGGCTGACACACAAGCTCCAGGGGCGACGGCCGGACGAGCGCGAGGTGACGCAGCGTCTCGTCTCGGAGATGGGGCCTTACTACGAGCAGTGGTGGCGCACCTTCAGCGACGTGGAGCGCGACACGCTGGTCGCCGTGGCCCAGGAGAAGCCGGTCGAGCGCCTGCCCTATAGTGGGCCGGAAGTCGCCGCGGCCGTGGAGCGATTGCGCAACTATGGCGTCATCAGCCAGACCGGCAGCCGCCTGTGGGCCGACAGCGCCTTGTTGACCCATTGGCTACAGGAGTTCACCGGCCGGACGAGGCGGGCCGCCAACGGCGCGGGTTCCAATGGGCGGCTGGAAGAACCGCCAAACGCCCAAGCTTCGGCCGGGCCGGATGTGGCGCAATTGCTGGCGCGGATCGCCGCCGCCGGTCGTCGCGTGGTCCCGGCGGTCGAAACACCCCGCAGCAAGCATGCGTTACGTGATAGTCTGGCCGCCGCTCTGCGCGCCGAATCGGTCGATTTGGCCGAGGATGACGCCCCGACCGCGGCGGGCGGCGATCTGCTGGCCTACGCCGACGACCGGAGCGCTATCCTGATCGGTTGTGACGTCTGGCGTGGGCAAAAGGAACTGTTGCGGCAGGCGCAGCGGGTGGTAGAGCAGCTCACGCCGGGGATGGGCGCCGTTCTGATCTACTTTGCCGACCCGGCTCAAATCGCGCTGGTAGCCCAGGCCGTCATGCAGGCCATGCCGCATCAGGCCGGCTTTGTGGGCCTGAAGGCCGGCAGCGCCGGCCGGCTCGATTGCCGCATCCGCCTGCCCGGCGCGGCGGCCGAAGCCAATCTGACCATCCTGCTACCGGCCGGTTAG
- a CDS encoding ATP-binding protein has product MSVMALPEATVIANPYVVGRPLTGPSAALYVGRADLFAWLAENLIGPARPNALLLYGRRRIGKTSTLYQITEGDRGRPLRHGQRPLKTAYVDLQRLAGRPTDEWLRCLARDICHRVNTSMLAPSLPDSPVAGESAYAVFDRCLDRLEQTLPADELILLAIDELEQLRAGIDAGTLSPELLPYLRSQIQHRARIVFLLCGSPALLDEFWRPMIDLTARQEVAALSFEETLSLIRQPVEGHLPYEAAAEEAIWQHTAGQPFLVQTLCHRLVSLANRRRSHVAIRVQDVANVLRQIEREGYGGEPAFLTTAPQVEAAQP; this is encoded by the coding sequence ATGAGCGTCATGGCGTTGCCGGAGGCGACAGTAATAGCCAATCCCTACGTGGTTGGGCGGCCTTTAACGGGGCCGTCGGCGGCGCTCTACGTCGGCCGCGCGGACCTCTTCGCCTGGCTGGCCGAAAACCTGATCGGCCCGGCCCGGCCCAACGCCTTGCTGCTCTATGGCCGGCGGCGCATCGGCAAAACATCGACCCTCTACCAGATCACTGAGGGCGACCGTGGCCGGCCGCTGCGCCACGGCCAACGGCCGCTCAAAACGGCCTACGTCGATTTGCAGCGGCTGGCGGGGCGACCGACCGATGAGTGGCTGCGCTGCCTGGCGCGCGACATCTGCCACCGGGTCAATACCTCCATGCTGGCCCCCTCGCTGCCCGACAGCCCCGTGGCCGGCGAATCGGCCTACGCCGTCTTCGACCGCTGTCTGGATCGGCTGGAACAGACGTTGCCGGCCGATGAGCTAATTCTGCTGGCCATCGATGAACTGGAGCAGCTACGCGCGGGCATCGACGCCGGGACGCTTTCGCCCGAACTGTTGCCCTATTTGCGCTCGCAGATTCAGCACCGCGCGCGCATCGTTTTCCTGCTGTGTGGCTCGCCGGCCCTGCTCGATGAGTTCTGGCGACCGATGATCGATCTGACGGCGCGGCAGGAAGTGGCGGCTCTCAGTTTTGAGGAGACCCTGTCGCTGATTCGACAGCCGGTCGAGGGGCATTTGCCTTACGAGGCGGCGGCCGAAGAGGCCATCTGGCAACATACGGCCGGCCAGCCGTTCCTCGTCCAGACCCTGTGTCACCGGCTGGTGTCGCTGGCGAACCGGCGGCGTTCCCATGTTGCCATTCGGGTTCAGGACGTGGCCAACGTGCTGCGCCAGATTGAGCGCGAGGGGTACGGCGGCGAACCGGCCTTCCTCACGACCGCGCCACAGGTGGAGGCGGCGCAGCCATGA
- a CDS encoding glycosyltransferase family 4 protein, with translation MASRPRPVIGFDVTAALTQGGGIGRYTRELIHALVNDAPDFDYRLFSARPPAVSPVADSLPIAAHVTHRAAPIDERWLYRLWYRARVPLPVQAFTGPLDLFHSPDFVLPPARGGIPTILTVHDLSFIHYPATFPANLVAYLNRVVPWSVARASHILADSAATRRDLQAAWGVAEDKITVLYSGVNERFQPVTDGASLAALRVRYGLGDTPFVLAVGTVQPRKNYELLVRAFRPVAARWPHALVIAGGKGWLTEGLAAEIERQGLSERVKLIGFVADDDLPALYSAADLLAFPSLYEGFGLPLLEAMACGAPVLSSDASSLPEVAGDGAALLLSPHDEAGWSAALIDLLGDDAARRRLRQAGLARSAHFKWSAAAHELAALYRRLLAAARA, from the coding sequence ATGGCCTCTCGCCCGCGGCCGGTCATCGGCTTCGACGTGACGGCGGCCTTGACCCAGGGCGGGGGCATCGGGCGCTATACGCGCGAATTGATCCACGCCCTGGTCAACGACGCGCCGGATTTTGACTACCGGCTGTTCTCGGCCCGGCCGCCGGCGGTGTCGCCCGTGGCCGATTCGCTGCCCATCGCCGCCCACGTGACCCACCGCGCCGCGCCCATCGACGAGCGCTGGCTCTACCGGCTGTGGTATCGCGCCCGTGTGCCGCTGCCGGTGCAGGCGTTCACCGGGCCGCTCGACCTGTTCCACTCGCCCGATTTCGTGCTGCCGCCGGCGCGTGGCGGCATCCCCACTATCCTGACCGTCCACGACCTGTCGTTCATCCATTATCCGGCGACCTTTCCGGCCAATCTGGTGGCCTATCTCAACCGGGTCGTGCCCTGGTCGGTGGCCCGCGCCAGCCACATCCTGGCTGATTCGGCCGCCACCCGGCGCGATCTACAGGCGGCGTGGGGCGTGGCGGAGGACAAGATCACCGTTCTCTATAGCGGCGTCAACGAGCGGTTCCAGCCGGTGACCGACGGCGCGTCATTGGCTGCGTTGCGCGTCCGCTATGGCTTGGGCGACACGCCGTTCGTCCTGGCCGTGGGCACGGTGCAGCCGCGCAAAAATTACGAACTGCTGGTGCGCGCCTTCCGGCCGGTGGCGGCGCGCTGGCCCCATGCGCTGGTGATTGCCGGGGGGAAGGGTTGGCTCACCGAAGGGCTGGCGGCGGAGATCGAACGGCAAGGGCTGAGCGAGCGGGTTAAGCTGATCGGCTTTGTCGCTGACGACGATTTGCCCGCGCTCTACTCGGCGGCCGATCTGCTGGCCTTTCCCAGCCTGTATGAAGGGTTTGGCCTGCCCTTGCTGGAGGCGATGGCTTGTGGCGCGCCGGTGCTCTCGTCCGACGCGTCGAGCCTGCCGGAAGTGGCCGGAGACGGGGCGGCGCTGTTGCTATCGCCCCACGACGAGGCGGGCTGGTCGGCGGCGCTGATCGACCTGCTGGGCGACGACGCGGCCCGCCGGCGGTTGCGGCAAGCCGGTTTGGCCCGCAGCGCGCATTTCAAGTGGTCGGCGGCGGCCCATGAACTGGCGGCTCTCTATCGCCGCTTGTTGGCCGCCGCCAGGGCCTGA
- a CDS encoding GtrA family protein, translating to MITYFADVSSRFGVKPKEAERFIKFLVVGGIGFVVDFGIFNLLLNPANALVAPGNSLYTLLTGLGLSDYFVTHLGPTIASAVSFVAAVFSNFLWNRYWTYPDSRSRSRRRQFTMFFLVSIVGVLIRIPIVFFMTPLFRSMVSNIGALQAYTTRLADNLSLAVAVLVVLFWNFFANRHWTYNDVE from the coding sequence ATGATCACATACTTCGCGGACGTTTCGAGCCGCTTTGGGGTGAAGCCCAAAGAGGCCGAGCGTTTCATCAAATTTCTCGTCGTCGGCGGGATCGGTTTCGTCGTCGATTTCGGCATATTTAACTTATTGCTCAATCCGGCCAATGCGCTGGTGGCCCCCGGCAACTCGCTGTACACGCTGCTGACCGGGTTGGGACTCAGTGACTACTTCGTTACCCATCTTGGCCCAACCATCGCTTCGGCCGTCTCCTTCGTCGCCGCCGTGTTCAGCAACTTTCTCTGGAATCGCTACTGGACCTATCCCGATTCCCGTTCCCGTTCCCGCCGCCGGCAATTCACGATGTTCTTCCTCGTCAGCATCGTCGGCGTCCTGATTCGCATCCCCATCGTCTTCTTTATGACGCCGCTCTTCCGGTCAATGGTCAGCAACATCGGCGCGCTCCAGGCCTACACGACCCGCCTGGCCGACAATCTGTCCCTGGCCGTGGCCGTGCTGGTGGTGCTGTTCTGGAATTTCTTCGCCAACCGTCATTGGACGTATAACGACGTGGAGTGA
- a CDS encoding O-antigen ligase family protein — translation MTTRDRFDVREVSPAVVVALVGVVLALLIARLPLPLAAGLVLGTAGVLITLVYPLFGLGVALLLGPFGALESIVFGPTLLDSGQIALLLTLAAWIGGGLARRRLRVPASPFNLPWLLFVFVALLSLLDAYSIVLGLVELLKWLEMGLIVWLILDLTANPSRPPSGVASAARLVLAMLLLAGLVQAFIGIWQFGLRDTGPEHFMILGRFYRAYGTFEQPNPFGGYMNLVALPALGLLLGLVVAQIERRRAKSPAQPGDWSRLWLPFAAVGAGAASLAVVLSWSRGAWLGFLAGAAVLALFSTRRVLLGLAVMVGAVVVLGSGVAFGAAAGFGPALALTERLSGFGEEFTLGDARGVDINDANYAVIERLAHWQAATGMARDDLWSGVGFGNYPAAYGDYALINFPDALGHAHNYYLNLLAEVGAPGLLAYGVFWLFIVAQTIRVARRAAWPERGVVVGLLAAWAALAVHHLVDKLYVNNIYVHLGVMFGLLQLLAWPGFRVGSGDGRPIENMATTDW, via the coding sequence ATGACAACGCGGGATAGGTTCGACGTCCGCGAAGTGTCACCGGCCGTCGTTGTGGCGCTGGTGGGCGTCGTCCTGGCCCTGCTCATCGCCCGGCTGCCGTTGCCGCTGGCTGCCGGTCTGGTCCTCGGCACGGCCGGGGTGCTCATCACCCTGGTCTACCCCCTGTTTGGCCTGGGCGTGGCTCTGCTGCTGGGGCCGTTCGGCGCGCTGGAGAGCATCGTCTTCGGCCCCACGCTGCTCGACAGCGGCCAGATCGCCCTGCTGCTGACGTTGGCCGCCTGGATCGGCGGCGGGCTGGCCCGGCGGCGCTTGCGGGTTCCGGCCTCGCCATTCAATCTGCCCTGGCTGCTCTTTGTCTTTGTGGCCCTTCTCTCCCTGCTGGATGCCTATTCGATTGTGTTGGGGCTGGTGGAGCTGCTGAAATGGCTGGAGATGGGGCTGATCGTCTGGCTCATCCTCGACCTGACGGCCAACCCCAGCCGCCCCCCGTCCGGCGTGGCCTCTGCCGCGCGCCTCGTGTTGGCGATGCTGCTGCTCGCCGGGCTGGTGCAGGCGTTCATCGGCATCTGGCAATTCGGCCTGCGCGACACGGGGCCGGAGCACTTTATGATCCTCGGCCGCTTCTATCGCGCCTATGGCACTTTTGAGCAGCCCAACCCGTTCGGCGGCTACATGAATCTGGTGGCGTTGCCCGCGCTGGGCCTTTTGCTGGGGCTGGTCGTGGCCCAGATCGAGCGCCGCCGGGCAAAATCCCCTGCTCAACCGGGCGACTGGTCGCGCCTGTGGCTGCCGTTCGCCGCCGTGGGCGCGGGGGCGGCCAGCCTGGCCGTGGTGCTGTCGTGGAGCCGGGGGGCGTGGTTGGGCTTTCTGGCCGGGGCGGCGGTATTGGCTCTGTTCAGCACGCGGCGGGTGCTCCTGGGGCTGGCGGTCATGGTTGGCGCGGTGGTTGTGTTGGGCAGCGGCGTCGCGTTCGGCGCGGCGGCCGGCTTTGGCCCGGCCCTGGCCCTCACCGAACGGCTGAGCGGCTTTGGCGAGGAGTTCACCCTGGGCGATGCGCGCGGCGTCGATATCAACGATGCCAACTACGCGGTCATCGAGCGGCTGGCCCACTGGCAGGCGGCGACCGGCATGGCCCGCGATGACCTGTGGAGCGGCGTCGGCTTCGGCAACTACCCGGCGGCCTATGGCGACTACGCCCTGATCAACTTCCCCGACGCGCTAGGCCACGCCCACAACTATTACCTGAATCTGCTGGCCGAGGTTGGCGCGCCGGGCTTGCTGGCCTACGGCGTCTTCTGGCTGTTCATCGTCGCCCAGACCATCCGGGTGGCGCGGCGGGCGGCGTGGCCGGAGCGTGGGGTGGTCGTGGGGCTTTTGGCGGCCTGGGCGGCATTGGCAGTCCACCATCTGGTTGATAAACTCTACGTGAATAATATTTACGTCCATTTGGGCGTGATGTTCGGTCTGCTACAATTGCTCGCCTGGCCCGGTTTCAGGGTGGGGAGCGGTGACGGCCGTCCCATTGAGAATATGGCAACAACTGATTGGTAA